One genomic window of Osmia bicornis bicornis chromosome 5, iOsmBic2.1, whole genome shotgun sequence includes the following:
- the LOC114878158 gene encoding protein GPR107 isoform X1: MRSKQLLIQCLWIMSVLVLASGRIHKLEIRKDVRRYISLSTFGFYKGGILDVNLTNFKAEPFHENAVFGFSLDRTLSDAMNPYLDSHQERCVLQDISNVKSDFEQRDDSAIIYFTMDLKNNLLKVNCSRNVHTVHIYKDSSSVLAFREKRNSFPGRFSDTVLFPRRKRYTSYGIERSAVEDEFETKSSESNVCSRLKLPMTVQTIKGEKYYNTSFAVYVASKEEEGLYNLYFHNCPNYKYDSPVALDFTIQISEINSGNFLSAGEMPLPALYFMMALLFFLSGCFWVFILRKSKHPVFKIHYLMAILVYLKSLSLLFHGINYHFIQTKGEHVAAWAILYYITHLLKGAVLFITIVLVGTGWTFIKHILADKDKKLFMIVIPLQVLANVAEIIIEESEEGDIEHKTWRDVFILVDLLCCGAILFPVVWSIRHLQEAAHTDGKAAVNLRKLKLFRHFYIMIVCYIYFTRIIVYLLKITVPFQYEWLDEMFREMATYVFFVLTGYKFRPASANPYFTLTNDETTQADEDDEMDVVLFSSISGRSGITEGLSKVSKVPKVARPATSDVPSTQEERDCLFNKTEPSHEYD; this comes from the exons ATGCGATCAAAACAACTATTAATACAATGTCTCTGGATTATGTCAGTACTCGTGCTGGCCTCCGGTAGAATACATAAACTCGAAATACGG AAAGATGTCAGGCGATACATTTCTCTTAGTACCTTTGGTTTCTACAAGGGAGGTATTCTCGACgtaaatttaacaaatttcaagGCCGAGCCTTTTCACGAGAATGCAGTG TTTGGATTCAGTTTGGATCGTACGCTAAGCGATGCGATGAATCCGTATTTGGATAGCCATCAAGAAAGATGCGTACTCCAAGACATTTCAAACGTGAAATCTGATTTCGAACAGAGGGATGACAGCGCGATCATATACTTTACGATGGATTTAAAGAATAATTT GTTGAAAGTGAACTGCAGTCGAAACGTACACACTGTGCATATCTACAAAGATTCTAGCAGTGTGTTGGCGTTTCGAGAAAAGAGAAACTCTTTTCCGGGTCGATTTAGCGATACCGTTCTCTTTCCACGAAGAAAACGTTACACCTCCTACG GTATCGAAAGATCCGCTGTTGAGGATGAATTCGAGACGAAATCGTCGGAGAGCAACGTTTGCTCTCGTTTAAAGCTTCCAATGACCGTACAGACTATAAAAGGAGAGAAATATTATAACACAAGTTTTGCCGTATACGTCGCCAGCAAGGAAGAAGAAGGACTCTACAATCTTTACTTTCACAATTGTccaaattataaatatgattCTCCGGTTGCGTTAGATTTTACA ATACAAATATCAGAAATAAATAGCGGGAATTTCCTCAGCGCGGGTGAAATGCCTTTACCGGCTCTCTATTTTATGATGGcacttttattctttttgtCGGGTTGTTTCTGGGTGTTTATTCTCAGAAAGAGCAA GCACCCTGTTTTCAAGATTCACTATCTAATGGCAATTTTGGTGTACTTAAAATCTCTGTCACTGCTTTTCCACGGAATCAATTATCATTTCATACAAACGAAAGGAGAACACGTAGCAGCTTGGGCGATTCTATATTATATCACTCATTTATTAAAAGGAGCTGTACTTTTTATTACAATCGTGCTCGTTGGTACTGGATGGACGTTTATTAAACACATTTTAGCCGACAAGGATAAAAAGTTGTTTATGATCGTGATACCGTTGCAA GTATTGGCAAATGTGGCCGAAATAATAATCGAGGAAAGCGAAGAAGGAGACATTGAACACAAGACCTGGCGTGACGTGTTCATTCTCGTGGACTTACTTTGCTGTGGTGCCATTCTATTTCCAGTAGTTTGGAGTATCAGGCACCTACAGGAAGCTGCGCACACAGACGGCAAAGCAGCTGTTAACTTACGCAAGCTCAAGCTCTTTAGGCATTTCTATATCATGATAGTTTGTTACATTTATTTCACAAGAATCATAGTGTACTTACTGAAG ATCACGGTACCTTTCCAATACGAGTGGTTGGACGAGATGTTTCGTGAAATGGCCACGTACGTGTTTTTTGTTCTTACCGGGTACAAGTTCCGACCAGCATCCGCGAATCCGTATTTCACGTTAACTAACGACGAAACAACCCAAGCCGATGAGGACGATGAGATGGACGTAGT TCTCTTTTCCAGTATTTCCGGAAGGAGTGGCATCACCGAGGGTCTTAGCAAAGTTAGCAAAGTTCCAAAAGTCGCGAGGCCCGCCACTTCGGACGTTCCATCCACTCAGGAAGAGAGAGATTGTTTGTTCAATAAGACAGAACCATCTCACGAGTACGACTGA
- the LOC114878158 gene encoding protein GPR107 isoform X2 — translation MRSKQLLIQCLWIMSVLVLASGRIHKLEIRKDVRRYISLSTFGFYKGGILDVNLTNFKAEPFHENAVFGFSLDRTLSDAMNPYLDSHQERCVLQDISNVKSDFEQRDDSAIIYFTMDLKNNLLKVNCSRNVHTVHIYKDSSSVLAFREKRNSFPGRFSDTVLFPRRKRYTSYGIERSAVEDEFETKSSESNVCSRLKLPMTVQTIKGEKYYNTSFAVYVASKEEEGLYNLYFHNCPNYKYDSPVALDFTIQISEINSGNFLSAGEMPLPALYFMMALLFFLSGCFWVFILRKSKHPVFKIHYLMAILVYLKSLSLLFHGINYHFIQTKGEHVAAWAILYYITHLLKGAVLFITIVLVGTGWTFIKHILADKDKKLFMIVIPLQVLANVAEIIIEESEEGDIEHKTWRDVFILVDLLCCGAILFPVVWSIRHLQEAAHTDGKAAVNLRKLKLFRHFYIMIVCYIYFTRIIVYLLKITVPFQYEWLDEMFREMATYVFFVLTGYKFRPASANPYFTLTNDETTQADEDDEMDVVISGRSGITEGLSKVSKVPKVARPATSDVPSTQEERDCLFNKTEPSHEYD, via the exons ATGCGATCAAAACAACTATTAATACAATGTCTCTGGATTATGTCAGTACTCGTGCTGGCCTCCGGTAGAATACATAAACTCGAAATACGG AAAGATGTCAGGCGATACATTTCTCTTAGTACCTTTGGTTTCTACAAGGGAGGTATTCTCGACgtaaatttaacaaatttcaagGCCGAGCCTTTTCACGAGAATGCAGTG TTTGGATTCAGTTTGGATCGTACGCTAAGCGATGCGATGAATCCGTATTTGGATAGCCATCAAGAAAGATGCGTACTCCAAGACATTTCAAACGTGAAATCTGATTTCGAACAGAGGGATGACAGCGCGATCATATACTTTACGATGGATTTAAAGAATAATTT GTTGAAAGTGAACTGCAGTCGAAACGTACACACTGTGCATATCTACAAAGATTCTAGCAGTGTGTTGGCGTTTCGAGAAAAGAGAAACTCTTTTCCGGGTCGATTTAGCGATACCGTTCTCTTTCCACGAAGAAAACGTTACACCTCCTACG GTATCGAAAGATCCGCTGTTGAGGATGAATTCGAGACGAAATCGTCGGAGAGCAACGTTTGCTCTCGTTTAAAGCTTCCAATGACCGTACAGACTATAAAAGGAGAGAAATATTATAACACAAGTTTTGCCGTATACGTCGCCAGCAAGGAAGAAGAAGGACTCTACAATCTTTACTTTCACAATTGTccaaattataaatatgattCTCCGGTTGCGTTAGATTTTACA ATACAAATATCAGAAATAAATAGCGGGAATTTCCTCAGCGCGGGTGAAATGCCTTTACCGGCTCTCTATTTTATGATGGcacttttattctttttgtCGGGTTGTTTCTGGGTGTTTATTCTCAGAAAGAGCAA GCACCCTGTTTTCAAGATTCACTATCTAATGGCAATTTTGGTGTACTTAAAATCTCTGTCACTGCTTTTCCACGGAATCAATTATCATTTCATACAAACGAAAGGAGAACACGTAGCAGCTTGGGCGATTCTATATTATATCACTCATTTATTAAAAGGAGCTGTACTTTTTATTACAATCGTGCTCGTTGGTACTGGATGGACGTTTATTAAACACATTTTAGCCGACAAGGATAAAAAGTTGTTTATGATCGTGATACCGTTGCAA GTATTGGCAAATGTGGCCGAAATAATAATCGAGGAAAGCGAAGAAGGAGACATTGAACACAAGACCTGGCGTGACGTGTTCATTCTCGTGGACTTACTTTGCTGTGGTGCCATTCTATTTCCAGTAGTTTGGAGTATCAGGCACCTACAGGAAGCTGCGCACACAGACGGCAAAGCAGCTGTTAACTTACGCAAGCTCAAGCTCTTTAGGCATTTCTATATCATGATAGTTTGTTACATTTATTTCACAAGAATCATAGTGTACTTACTGAAG ATCACGGTACCTTTCCAATACGAGTGGTTGGACGAGATGTTTCGTGAAATGGCCACGTACGTGTTTTTTGTTCTTACCGGGTACAAGTTCCGACCAGCATCCGCGAATCCGTATTTCACGTTAACTAACGACGAAACAACCCAAGCCGATGAGGACGATGAGATGGACGTAGT TATTTCCGGAAGGAGTGGCATCACCGAGGGTCTTAGCAAAGTTAGCAAAGTTCCAAAAGTCGCGAGGCCCGCCACTTCGGACGTTCCATCCACTCAGGAAGAGAGAGATTGTTTGTTCAATAAGACAGAACCATCTCACGAGTACGACTGA